The Ooceraea biroi isolate clonal line C1 chromosome 11, Obir_v5.4, whole genome shotgun sequence genome includes a region encoding these proteins:
- the LOC105274580 gene encoding PQ-loop repeat-containing protein 3, which yields MSLLQQFADLLSLITIGMCFVLKIPQIVKILSVKSAHEISTLGLFLELTSYTVMTSYNYTNGYSVLSYLEYPIILVQEYILIFLVLKYVNKLNMWSLLCTIMYFILSGCLLLEALPKVVLTFLAPMCTPISASSKIVQLLAILRAKNAESVSPLTWFISAFTNLTRVFTIWMDSADMLLLGNFIISVLLSSSIMFSALYYRARPVKQD from the exons ATGTCGCTGCTGCAACAATTTGCGGACTTGTTGAGCCTGATAACAATAGGCATGTGCTTCGTATTGAAAATCCCGCAAATAGTAAAAATACTCTCCGTGAAATCTGCCCATGAGATATCGACGCTAGgattatttttagaattaacAAG CTATACTGTGATGACTAGTTACAATTACACGAACGGGTATTCGGTGCTGTCCTACTTGGAGTATCCGATAATATTAGTGCAGGAGTACATATTGATATTCCTTGTGCTGAAATATGTAAACAAACTCAACATGTGGTCCCTGCTGTGCACCATAATGTACTTTATACTAAGCGGCTGTTTGTTGTTGGAAGCTCTTCCAAAAGTTGTACTTACATTTTTGGCG CCCATGTGCACGCCGATTTCCGCTTCCAGTAAGATTGTCCAACTGTTGGCTATACTTCGAGCCAAAAACGCAGAGTCGGTGTCGCCTCTTACCTGGTTTATATCTGCCTTCACAAATCTGA CGAGGGTGTTTACCATATGGATGGATTCGGCCGACATGCTTTTGCTGGGGAACTTCATCATTTCGGTGCTACTTAGTTCCAGTATCATGTTTTCCGCGCTTTATTACAGAGCGCGCCCGGTCAAGCAGGATTAA
- the LOC105274578 gene encoding putative uncharacterized protein DDB_G0286901, protein MDSPPSCSLSAGPLSDLGSSGLGGSISSDSVRAHLAMEMQESDIESKSLSQDSFDYSDGMCGENFNTLKKGPGWGDADSKLEVEVVDVAIKPPPEFQDSPSPPDSESSSAPILSYARLMRRRTPRWMDDYADNLVHMVVEEALAISCRISWPEGRIAPAVNRIPVVTRAQQTNPKRMWDLMTPPVCQGAATITITPYNTLNRPNSRCSLASSRLSSSHNSINTTGLGHKADDSSFITSAMSHDVLTTSEISDMYNVPFDSDIYTVPIDVVRPLHDLRTPQRPKRHRHHRKRRRNVSASSQSELEAHIQQARHYCGKSRAITHVIKSQRLLADVCCNEGNPGVSGGAGSGSGGGSAGGNGGNGGNGGGGKRHSVPGTSGRHGVRTSNGHAHNIGEPIHMTLHEVRQYLQTLYSSSSDSSEKIKRDKAPLLGHTPVHLAATPKPLSVNNNNRYNSNAHTDSSTDTPVSNKSTSNGLMIHHHHHHNNNNNNNNNHNNNNAKKHKRNAFVGIRHKKARDESHKDKSESEREKMKKSQRNFSLNLKQTLCNIFRFRRLGSPERDFVEKRNSIVQGEIVEEEEGVDSDQHANNNNTAPSETEPSAQKLPFFKRALPPLPKSNGQVSVEQAEEALTAMAPKCESPPSQVQQQVPPTAARVEEDVVEDTSMDFAASIEKVKDYGWYWGPISGEAAEKILSNEPDGSFIVRDSSDDHYIFSLSFRLNSCVRHVRIEHDQGNFSFGSCTKFKSHTIVDFIENAVEHSRSGRYLFFLHRRPVLGPMRVQLLHPVSRFKQVQSLQHTCRFVILKMVRRDLIPTLPLPRRLIDYLSTPHYYSEQLAAEQDDRAESPVSSSTGELEKICFTPQGLS, encoded by the exons ATGGACTCCCCGCCGTCATGTTCACTAAGCGCTGGGCCTCTCAGTGATCTTGGTAGCAGTGGTTTGGGGGGTTCAATTTCCAGTGATTCTGTTCGGGCACATCTTGCGATGGAG ATGCAGGAGAGTGACATAGAGAGCAAGTCCCTATCGCAAGATTCGTTTGATTATTCGGACGGCATGTGCGGCGAGAACTTCAACACCCTGAAGAAGGGCCCGGGTTGGGGCGACGCGGATAGTAAGCTGGAAGTTGAAGTGGTCGATGTGGCGATAAAGCCGCCACCGGAATTTCAGGACAGTCCATCGCCACCGGACTCGGAATCCTCGTCGGCACCGATCCTGAGCTACGCGCGACTGATGAGACGCAGAACGCCACGCTGGATGGACGACTACGCCGATAATCTGGTACACATGGTGGTGGAAGAGGCACTGGCAATTTCCTGCCGCATCTCCTGGCCCGAGGGAAGGATTGCGCCTGCTGTGAATCGAATTCCGGTGGTAACCCGGGCCCAGCAAACCAATCCTAAACGCATGTGGGACCTAATGACGCCACCAGTGTGCCAGGGCGCCGCTACCATCACCATCACCCCATATAATACGCTGAACCGGCCGAATTCGCGTTGCTCGCTGGCCTCCTCCCGGTTGTCCAGCTCGCACAACTCTATCAATACTACCGGACTCGGTCACAAGGCCGACGACAGCAGTTTTATTACGTCCGCGATGTCGCATGATGTACTGACCACCAGTGAGATCAGCGACATGTACAACGTCCCGTTCGATTCGGATATCTACACGGTACCGATCGACGTGGTGCGACCACTGCACGATCTGCGGACGCCACAGCGACCGAAACGGCATCGGCATCACCGCAAGAGGCGGCGGAACGTTTCCGCGAGTTCGCAGAGCGAGTTGGAGGCGCATATCCAGCAAGCGCGCCACTACTGCGGCAAATCACGTGCCATCACGCACGTCATCAAGTCGCAGCGCTTGTTGGCTGACGTGTGTTGTAACGAGGGTAATCCTGGTGTTAGTGGCGGCGCCGGTAgcggcagcggtggcggcAGTGCTGGTGGTAATGGTGGTAATGGTGGTAATGGTGGTGGTGGCAAACGACACAGCGTACCGGGTACTTCCGGTCGGCATGGTGTCAGAACATCGAATGGACACGCGCACAATATCGGCGAGCCGATCCACATGACGTTACACGAGGTGCGACAGTACCTGCAGACGCTCTATTCGAGCTCCAGTGACTCCAGTGAAAAGATCAAGCGAGACAAGGCGCCGCTGCTAGGCCACACTCCCGTGCACCTCGCCGCGACGCCTAAGCCCCTCAgtgtaaataacaataatag GTATAACAGTAACGCACATACGGACTCGTCCACGGACACGCCAGTGTCCAACAAGAGCACCAGCAACGGGCTGATGAtccatcatcatcaccaccacaacaacaataataataataataacaatcacAATAACAACAATGCGAAAAAGCACAAGCGGAACGCGTTCGTTGGTATCAGACACAAAAAGGCGCGCGACGAATCGCACAAGGACAAGAGTGAGTCTGAACGagagaagatgaagaagagcCAGCGTAACTTCTCGTTGAATCTCAAGCAAACGCTCTGCAATATCTTTCGATTCCGGCGGCTCGGCTCTCCGGAGAGAGACTTCGTGGAGAAACGGAACAGTATTGTGCAGGGAGAGATCGTTGAGGAAGAGGAGGGCGTCGACTCCGACCAGCACGCGAACAACAACAATACCGCTCCGTCCGAGACGGAGCCGTCCGCACAGAAGCTGCCGTTCTTCAAGCGCGCCTTACCTCCGCTGCCCAAGAGCAACGGCCAAGTGAGCGTGGAGCAAGCGGAGGAGGCTCTTACGGCGATGGCGCCCAAGTGCGAGTCTCCGCCCTCGCAGGTTCAGCAGCAAGTTCCGCCGACCGCCGCGCGAGTCGAGGAGGACGTCGTGGAGGACACGAGCATGGACTTTGCCGCCAGCATCGAGAAAGTGAAAGAT TATGGATGGTACTGGGGACCTATATCTGGAGAAGCGGCGGAGAAGATACTATCCAATGAACCGGATGGCTCGTTCATCGTGCGGGACAGTAGTGACGATCATTACATCTTCTCTTTGTCGTTTAGACTTAACAGTTGCGTGCGACACGTAAGGATAGAACATGATCAGG GTAACTTCAGCTTCGGCAGCTGCACGAAGTTCAAATCGCACACCATTGTTGACTTCATCGAGAACGCGGTCGAACATTCGCGAAGTGGTCGCTACCTCTTCTTTCTGCACCGACGACCGGTTCTAGGACCGATGCGAGTGCAGTTGCTGCATCCGGTGTCGCGATTCAAACAGGTCCAGAGCCTGCAACACACTTGCAGATTCGTCATCCTTAAGATGGTGCGCAGGGACCTGATCCCGACCCTGCCGCTACCTCGCCGGCTAATCGATTATCTCAGCACGCCCCATTACTACAGCGAGCAATTGGCAGCCGAGCAGGATGACCGGGCCGAGTCACCTGTCAGTTCGTCGACTGGCGAATTGGAAAAGATCTGCTTCACACCGCAGGGCCTGTCGTGA